The Acidobacteriota bacterium genome segment CGCAAATAGGGGATGTTCGGGTCCGCGTAGACGTCGTGAAAGAGGAGCACACGGAAGTCATCGACCCGAAACAGGACTTTGTCGACTCCCCTGGCTCGCCAACCCTCGATGGCCCGACGCAGTTTTTCGGAAGTATCCAGCTTGGAGACGCCCTGACGCCCAAAGATCACGTCCCCCCAACTGACAATCAGGAATCGCTCATTGGTCTGCGCCGACGCTCCCTCCAGCAGACACAGCCCCACCATCAGGAAACCCAAAATAGGCTTGGATCTTGCTCTCTTCCGAAATTCCATGGATACGCACCCACCCGATCAACCCGGAATAATCACCGGGACGACTCGGCGATTGTTTTTTCGATAGATGAGAAAATCCCCATCCAGGGTCAATACTCTACTTTGCGCACGTTGCTCAGCCATCCGAACCAAACAGGCGTCGGCCAAGGACATGGGGACATCCGAATAGCGACCGATCAGACTCACTATGCCTTGCACTTCATCCTCCAACTGGAACGGGGTCTGGATCACTCCCCGATTCACCAACTCCAAGACGGCTCGGCTTCCTCCCGGAAGGTTTCGCAACAGAAAACAGGTCTCGGCCAGAACCGCTTCACAGGTAAGCAGCGGAGGGGCGATTCCCTCCCATTTCTCCTTTGCCCAAAGGTGGAACCGGTCATTCCGGTTGAAGAATGCAACCAGGGGGCCCGAATCTACAATGACAGCCTTGAGCATATGACTTACTGGCCAAATTCTTTCAAGTGGGCCTTGTTGCTTGACAGGTCGGAGGGACCGGCCAGGATTCCTGCCAGATCATGAGCCAATTCGAAGACCGAACCCATTGGAAACCGGTCGTCCTTGTCCAGGCAGATGTTCAGTGCGCGGCGGACGACTTCCGAACGGGTGGTTCTTTGTCTTGCGGCCAAAGACGAGATTTTGAGGTACAGCGCTTCATCCAGTCTGAGCGTCAGGCTTTTCATTTTTGCGCCCCTGAATTCCTCTGCATTTGTAATACATATATGACAGAATAGTAATGCACATACTGACCGCTGTCAATCTCCTGTAAGTAACGAGCCTTTTGCAAAACTCGGCAGCGTGACCGTTTGCCGGGAATGGCCTCAAAAGGCACAAAAACGATCATGTGACCTTTGTGCCTTTTGTGGTCGGACAGCATTTTTCGCCAAGTCGCACCCGAAAGAGCTATTTTCAGTTTTCACAAGGGGAGCAATAAGGGGGATAATGCGGGACAAGCCAATCCGGACTATTCCAAAAAGCGCCCGAGGCAAACCGGGAACTACCGGGAGAGGGGATCCGATGCCGACGACACGCCTTTCGAAATCATCCTGGATGCGGGTGGGACTTCTGCTGGCCCTGCTGATCGGGACGCTGGGAAGCCACTGGAAGGACATTCTGCCGGCCTCCGAACCCGACCCCGATGAGATTCATGTTCTCCAACTAGGAGGGAAGGTGGGCAAGCTCGCCCTGGAAGTCAAGGAAGCCGGGTCCCATCTGCACATGCCGGCCCGGCTCTACTTCACCTATGATGATGGACGGGAAGAACTGCCCACGGTCGGGCGATTCCAGCACTTCCTGGTGACGGCTTCCGGACGGGATCTGAAGACACTCCCCGTCGGCGAATACCAGGTCTATGTGTCGCGCGGGACCGAATACTCGCTGGACCGGCAGAAGGTCAAGATCGAAGAAGGCAAGACGGCCTATCTGGATTCGACCCTTGAGCGCGTGGTGGATACCACCGGGTTCATCTCGGCCGACTTCCATCTGCATCTCCAATACGCCATGCGGGACGGGGCCATGACGTCGGCTGCCGAAGGGATCGACCTGCTCACGGCCACCGACCACAACATCCTGAAGGACTATTCCCCCCACATTCGCGCGCTCAAGCTGGAGCGCTTCATCACCTCCACCGTCGGTTCGGAAATCGACACCGCCTTCGGCCACTTCAACAGCTTTCCCCTGGAGATCGATCGCTGGGGACGGCGCGAGTTTCGCCACGGCATCCGGACCCCGGGAGAATTCCTGCGCATCGTCAGGCAGGAACCGGGCGAGCAGATCGTGCAGGTCAACCACCCGCGGCGCTGGACCTCCAGCCCCATCAGCGGCTATTTCGATGAGCGGCTCAACGCGGACACCGGAGCCTTCGACTACCCCTATTTCGAAACCGGCTTCGACAGCTTCGAGATTCTCAACGCCATCACCGACAAGAGCGAAACCATTATCGGCCGCACCAAACTGGTCGATCAGAAACTCCAGGACTGGTACCGGTTGCTGAATCGCGGGGCGCTGATGGCCGGCGTGGCCAACACCGATGCCCATCGCTACCCCGAGGATTCCTTGGGCTATCCCCGAAATTACGTGGCTTCCGAAACCGACAACCCCTGGGAAATCGACCCTCGCGAGGTCGTCCAGGCCGTCAAGCGACGAGCCGTCACCGGCAGCCTGGGGCCCTTCCTCCACTTTACCGGCAACGGTTCGCCGGTGGGATCGGTGATCACCGACCCGGATCGCTCGGTTTCTCTCAGAATCCAACTGCAGTCGGCTCCCTGGGTTCCGGTCGAAACCCTGGAAGTGATCCGAAACGGCGAAGTGATCAAGACCTACTCGGTTCCGCCCCCGGAGGAAACCGAGAAGCCCTGGAAGTTTGACACTGAACTGGTGGTGGAATGCCGGCAGGATAGCTGGGTTCTGGTGATCGCCTCTTCCCAGACCCCCTGGGAAAAGCCTTTCGAAAACTACCGCTCCTTCTCTTTCACCAACCCGGTCTTTGTCGACGTCGACGGCAACGGCTACTTCGATCCCCCCAACGGAGGCTATTCATTGCAGGAAACGGAGAATTGAGGGGGAGGGCTCCGGA includes the following:
- a CDS encoding PIN domain-containing protein, encoding MLKAVIVDSGPLVAFFNRNDRFHLWAKEKWEGIAPPLLTCEAVLAETCFLLRNLPGGSRAVLELVNRGVIQTPFQLEDEVQGIVSLIGRYSDVPMSLADACLVRMAEQRAQSRVLTLDGDFLIYRKNNRRVVPVIIPG
- a CDS encoding ribbon-helix-helix domain-containing protein; translated protein: MKSLTLRLDEALYLKISSLAARQRTTRSEVVRRALNICLDKDDRFPMGSVFELAHDLAGILAGPSDLSSNKAHLKEFGQ
- a CDS encoding CehA/McbA family metallohydrolase, which translates into the protein MPTTRLSKSSWMRVGLLLALLIGTLGSHWKDILPASEPDPDEIHVLQLGGKVGKLALEVKEAGSHLHMPARLYFTYDDGREELPTVGRFQHFLVTASGRDLKTLPVGEYQVYVSRGTEYSLDRQKVKIEEGKTAYLDSTLERVVDTTGFISADFHLHLQYAMRDGAMTSAAEGIDLLTATDHNILKDYSPHIRALKLERFITSTVGSEIDTAFGHFNSFPLEIDRWGRREFRHGIRTPGEFLRIVRQEPGEQIVQVNHPRRWTSSPISGYFDERLNADTGAFDYPYFETGFDSFEILNAITDKSETIIGRTKLVDQKLQDWYRLLNRGALMAGVANTDAHRYPEDSLGYPRNYVASETDNPWEIDPREVVQAVKRRAVTGSLGPFLHFTGNGSPVGSVITDPDRSVSLRIQLQSAPWVPVETLEVIRNGEVIKTYSVPPPEETEKPWKFDTELVVECRQDSWVLVIASSQTPWEKPFENYRSFSFTNPVFVDVDGNGYFDPPNGGYSLQETEN